In Lytechinus variegatus isolate NC3 chromosome 12, Lvar_3.0, whole genome shotgun sequence, a single window of DNA contains:
- the LOC121424925 gene encoding mitoferrin-1-like has translation MEKTSSISRVADFSSPKLESLKKLPRISNYDKLSFRQRISEMDNNDAAEKTSCGTDSTAAIAGHVIDYDDYEALPQSSTLTTHLIAGAFAGMAEHCVMYPFDSVKTRMQSIKPSPNAIYKNVFNGLTTIIRNEGANGTVRGINAVALGAGPAHALYFACYEKIKKVLSSHPGKNPLANAVAGGLATVIHDAAMNPVEVIKQRMQMYNSPYKNVTDCFKRVWRTEGYNAFYRSYTTQLTMNIPFQTVHFVTYELGQEYLNSERKYNPKTHVMSGAFAGAFAAAVTTPLDVCKTLLNTQERGVTNGRSSINGMLHAFRTIYDIGGLRGYFKGIGARVVFQMPATALSWSVYEFFKYFLTNQWPNT, from the exons ATGGAGAAAACATCTTCTATTTCTAGAGTTGCCGACTTTTCATCACCCAAGTTAGAATCTCTAAAAAAGTTACCACGGATTTCGAACTATGATAAGCTGTCTTTTCGTCAGCGCATCTCAGAAATGGACAATAATGATGCCGCTGAAAAGACGAGTTGTGGAACTGACTCTACTGCTGCAATTGCTGGGCATGTGATTGACTACGATGATTACGAGGCTTTACCCCAGAGCTCCACGCTGACCACGCATTTGATAGCCGGTGCTTTTGCGGGCATGGCCGAGCACTGTGTAATGTACCCATTTGATAGCGTGAAA ACACGAATGCAATCTATCAAGCCTTCACCCAATGCAATATACAAAAACGTCTTCAACGGCTTGACCACCATCATAAGGAACGAGGGAGCCAACGGAACTGTGAGAGGCATCAACGCAGTGGCACTGGGAGCAGGTCCCGCCCATGCACTCTACTTCGCATGCTACGAGAAGATTAAGAAAGTGCTCAGCTCTCATCCGGGCAAAAATCCTCTCGCGAATG CGGTCGCAGGTGGCCTAGCAACAGTCATCCATGATGCTGCCATGAATCCTGTAGAAG TGATCAAGCAACGCATGCAGATGTACAACAGCCCCTACAAGAACGTAACAGACTGTTTTAAGCGGGTGTGGAGAACTGAAGGCTACAATGCCTTTTACCGGAGCTACACCACCCAGCTCACTATGAATATACCCTTCCAAACCGTCCATTTCGTCACCTACGAACTGGGCCAAGAGTACCTGAACTCTGAACGAAAGTACAACCCAAAGACACACGTCATGTCGGGCGCGTTCGCGGGAGCCTTCGCCGCCGCAGTCACGACCCCGTTGGACGTTTGCAAGACTCTGCTGAACACGCAGGAGCGGGGCGTGACTAATGGGAGGTCGTCAATAAATGGCATGCTCCATGCCTTTAGGACTATATACGACATCGGCGGGCTCCGCGGTTACTTCAAGGGTATAGGCGCCAGAGTGGTGTTCCAGATGCCGGCCACGGCGCTATCATGGTCAGTCTACGAGTTCTTCAAGTACTTCTTAACGAACCAATGGCCGAATACATAG